The Patescibacteria group bacterium genome includes a region encoding these proteins:
- a CDS encoding DUF4012 domain-containing protein, which translates to MFFQRKPKHKKIDFLTGHENIASLVETLHWHQKRQSRRSVLSFLKYLAVFLIVIFVLGSVLAGILFFQFKGLYDLAASGKADLQNSLNAAQEKNFSAMGDDSLAAENSFTALAGELAALRANPIFKNLNLGQKELADLDSLVASAGVISRALNEAAKLGTQWDGIMGGKFGTNFSQFSTAQKQALLKSIFESGPELNGLKADLDLALLNLDKVEADGFLAPFQGQLKQAKSKLIEASKLLSEAALVSQLAPEFFGYPAKSTFLVLFENNTELRPTGGFLGTYGILQTENGDVARFDSHDIYHMDQPMEALHLLSIMPPDPIKKYLNPTWYMRDANWSPDWPTSAAQIIWFYNKENNLLPAKNQINDFNGDFNGVIAVTPEFVTSLLGLTGPITVNGEQFTKDNFTALLQYKVEQDLAAQNVTSWQRKEIIGKILAEMKTKLFNLDYSQWPAALAKVNEAVKQKNILAYLPDDYHEGLVASLGAGGEIKSVPGDYLMLVDANMASLKTDAVMRRNINYQVRQKSDGLYADLKITYANTGKADWRTSDYKDYARIYLPEGSEITSATGFTVLDKTYDEFGKTVVPGLLNVRLGKSTTLNISYKLPANLADQFSQGNYQLYLQKQPGNMVQTVKVDVMAPTAIKSYNPVDGVNVNGYDIIWNSTLETDKEFNVNF; encoded by the coding sequence ATGTTTTTTCAAAGAAAACCAAAACATAAAAAAATCGATTTCCTTACCGGCCATGAAAATATCGCCAGCCTGGTGGAGACTTTGCATTGGCATCAAAAGCGCCAAAGCCGCCGCTCGGTTTTATCGTTTTTAAAATATCTGGCGGTCTTTTTAATCGTCATTTTTGTTTTGGGATCGGTATTGGCGGGAATTTTATTTTTTCAATTTAAGGGTCTTTATGATCTGGCCGCCTCGGGCAAAGCCGATTTGCAGAATTCGCTTAATGCGGCGCAGGAGAAAAATTTCAGCGCCATGGGCGATGATTCATTGGCGGCGGAAAATTCTTTTACCGCGTTAGCGGGCGAACTGGCGGCGTTGCGCGCCAACCCGATCTTTAAAAATCTTAACTTGGGGCAAAAAGAATTGGCTGATCTTGATTCTTTGGTGGCGAGTGCCGGGGTGATCAGCCGGGCGTTGAATGAGGCGGCAAAGCTCGGCACGCAATGGGACGGGATCATGGGCGGAAAATTCGGCACTAATTTTTCTCAATTTTCCACGGCGCAAAAGCAAGCTTTGTTAAAATCGATCTTTGAATCCGGTCCGGAATTGAACGGGCTTAAGGCTGATCTGGATTTGGCTTTGCTGAATTTGGATAAGGTCGAAGCGGACGGATTTCTTGCTCCGTTCCAAGGGCAGCTTAAGCAGGCGAAAAGCAAACTGATCGAAGCTTCCAAACTTTTATCCGAGGCGGCTCTGGTGTCGCAGCTGGCGCCGGAATTTTTCGGTTATCCGGCTAAATCCACTTTTTTGGTCCTCTTCGAGAATAATACCGAGTTGCGCCCCACCGGCGGTTTTTTGGGAACCTATGGAATTTTACAAACCGAAAATGGCGACGTGGCGCGTTTTGATTCGCATGATATTTATCATATGGATCAGCCGATGGAGGCCCTGCATTTGCTCTCGATCATGCCGCCCGATCCGATCAAAAAATATCTTAATCCGACCTGGTATATGCGCGATGCCAATTGGTCGCCGGATTGGCCGACTTCCGCCGCGCAAATAATCTGGTTTTATAACAAGGAAAATAATCTTTTGCCGGCCAAGAATCAAATCAATGATTTTAACGGCGATTTTAACGGCGTGATCGCCGTTACGCCCGAGTTTGTGACGTCACTTTTGGGGTTAACCGGGCCGATCACCGTTAATGGCGAGCAATTTACCAAGGATAATTTTACCGCCCTCCTGCAATACAAAGTCGAGCAGGATCTGGCGGCGCAGAATGTCACTTCCTGGCAGCGCAAGGAAATTATCGGCAAGATACTCGCGGAAATGAAAACCAAACTTTTTAATCTGGATTACAGCCAGTGGCCGGCGGCGCTAGCCAAGGTCAATGAAGCGGTCAAGCAAAAAAATATTCTGGCCTATCTGCCTGATGATTACCATGAAGGATTGGTGGCAAGTTTGGGCGCCGGCGGCGAGATTAAATCAGTGCCCGGTGATTATTTAATGCTGGTTGATGCCAACATGGCCTCATTGAAAACCGATGCGGTAATGCGGAGGAATATTAATTATCAAGTCAGACAAAAATCCGACGGGCTTTACGCTGATTTAAAAATTACCTATGCCAATACCGGCAAGGCGGACTGGCGGACCAGCGATTATAAAGATTACGCCCGGATTTATCTGCCGGAAGGGAGCGAAATAACCAGCGCGACCGGATTTACCGTCTTGGACAAAACTTATGACGAATTCGGCAAGACGGTCGTGCCGGGATTATTAAATGTTCGTTTGGGCAAAAGCACCACTTTGAACATTTCTTATAAATTACCTGCCAATCTGGCCGACCAATTTTCCCAAGGAAATTATCAGCTTTATTTGCAAAAACAGCCGGGCAATATGGTTCAAACCGTGAAAGTTGACGTAATGGCTCCAACTGCGATAAAATCATACAATCCCGTTGACGGCGTAAATGTAAATGGTTACGACATTATCTGGAATTCGACATTGGAAACGGACAAAGAGTTTAACGTTAATTTTTAA
- a CDS encoding glycosyltransferase family 39 protein, with translation MNKFILDKSIVKKDWFWLTLIIAAGLGLRLWLMGFLTSFTFDETVSFSVAAKPLGQIWSYVQWEMHPPLHYYFLHFWLVLFGATEVSAHLSSIFLSLLTIIALYLLGKEVFAKGMAGLAAAALYAFSSYFCYYGIWVRMNTMLFLLATLSFLFFLKLTKSHSRQTPVNAALFTFFTLAALFTHLTAGLLFAIDAVYLAYLWLTKQSELKPLLAKFVLPFLIIFAAYGLWFWNFWQSRLSGLRSDAWYFHISGQIEPWFIIALDSIKFLTPFDGYFFNLLAFSLLAILGFCSFAAISLDRKQGLRLRTYFSSGAFFCWLVFFLSFFGLFLTKLFVLRYAIIPAIGLFLILGYGWSMADRYLRVALIGLFCLLSIMSFWAFSVVTIDNASWKGAADFISQNERPGDKIAAALYFDLLPLDFYYRGKLPAAAPLDEKYRGNDLLRTTIKTNVYPTTDQANIVQLAGFLGNSRRIFLLVSDGEGAFPAVPLIAESWLQAQGFVKVREWPGVANRPAYVWLMEKK, from the coding sequence ATGAATAAATTTATTTTGGATAAATCAATTGTCAAGAAAGATTGGTTTTGGCTGACTTTGATCATCGCGGCCGGTTTGGGATTGCGGCTTTGGCTGATGGGCTTTTTAACCAGCTTTACTTTTGATGAAACGGTTTCCTTCTCGGTGGCTGCCAAGCCGTTGGGCCAGATTTGGTCATATGTCCAATGGGAAATGCACCCGCCGCTGCATTATTATTTTCTGCATTTTTGGCTGGTGCTATTCGGCGCGACAGAAGTTTCCGCTCATCTGTCTTCGATTTTTTTGAGCCTATTAACCATCATTGCTTTGTATCTTTTAGGCAAAGAAGTTTTTGCTAAAGGCATGGCCGGATTGGCCGCCGCCGCTCTTTACGCCTTTTCTTCTTATTTTTGTTATTATGGGATTTGGGTCAGAATGAACACAATGTTATTTTTGCTGGCGACCCTTTCCTTTTTATTTTTTCTCAAGCTGACCAAATCGCACAGCCGGCAAACTCCCGTTAACGCGGCGCTGTTCACTTTTTTCACTCTGGCGGCGCTGTTCACACACTTAACCGCGGGATTATTGTTCGCCATCGATGCGGTTTATCTGGCTTATCTTTGGCTGACCAAACAAAGTGAGCTTAAGCCGCTGTTGGCTAAATTTGTCCTTCCATTTTTAATCATTTTTGCCGCTTACGGGCTGTGGTTTTGGAATTTTTGGCAGTCGCGCTTGAGCGGATTAAGAAGCGACGCCTGGTATTTCCACATCAGCGGCCAGATCGAGCCTTGGTTTATTATCGCGCTCGATTCGATAAAGTTTTTAACTCCGTTTGACGGATATTTTTTTAATCTGCTGGCTTTTTCTCTGCTGGCGATTTTGGGCTTCTGCTCTTTCGCCGCCATCAGCCTGGACCGGAAGCAGGGCCTGCGATTGCGAACTTATTTTTCCTCCGGCGCTTTTTTTTGCTGGCTGGTTTTTTTCCTTTCCTTTTTCGGGCTGTTCCTCACCAAGCTTTTTGTTTTGCGTTACGCGATAATTCCGGCGATCGGCTTGTTTTTGATTCTTGGTTATGGCTGGTCAATGGCGGATCGATATTTGCGGGTCGCGCTGATTGGTCTTTTTTGCCTGTTGTCGATTATGTCTTTTTGGGCCTTTTCGGTGGTGACGATCGACAATGCCAGCTGGAAAGGAGCGGCCGATTTTATCAGCCAGAACGAACGTCCGGGCGATAAAATAGCTGCGGCGCTTTACTTCGATCTCTTGCCGCTGGATTTTTATTATCGGGGAAAATTGCCGGCCGCCGCGCCTTTGGACGAAAAATATCGCGGCAACGATCTCTTGCGCACGACGATCAAGACGAATGTTTATCCGACCACCGATCAGGCCAATATCGTCCAGCTTGCGGGTTTTTTAGGAAACAGCCGGAGAATTTTTTTGCTCGTTTCCGACGGCGAGGGAGCTTTTCCCGCCGTGCCGTTAATCGCCGAAAGCTGGCTTCAAGCGCAAGGTTTTGTCAAAGTCAGGGAATGGCCCGGGGTTGCTAATCGCCCCGCTTATGTCTGGCTGATGGAAAAAAAGTGA
- a CDS encoding Type 1 glutamine amidotransferase-like domain-containing protein — protein MKLLLTSAGLTNRSIADALLDLAKKPFAELNLAIIPTAANMEKGDKGWMIDDYFNCKKQGFKLIDIVDISALPQNIWRPRLEAADVLLFEGGNSFYLNHWIEKSGLKEILPQMLETRVYVGISAGSMVVCKNLDLSTSEKLYYDAPSEFDKNEGLGYIDILIRPHLNSPDFPNVNMGKLTELAQEYPEEFYAIDDNSAIKINGDEIAVVSEGIWKKFN, from the coding sequence ATGAAATTACTGCTTACTTCGGCAGGCTTAACGAATAGATCAATTGCAGATGCGCTTTTGGATTTGGCAAAGAAACCGTTCGCTGAACTTAATTTGGCGATTATCCCGACGGCGGCGAATATGGAAAAAGGCGACAAGGGCTGGATGATTGATGATTATTTTAATTGTAAAAAACAGGGATTCAAATTGATTGATATAGTCGATATTTCCGCCCTGCCGCAGAATATTTGGCGGCCAAGGCTTGAGGCTGCTGATGTTTTACTGTTCGAGGGGGGAAATAGTTTTTATTTAAATCATTGGATCGAAAAATCCGGACTGAAAGAAATTTTACCTCAAATGCTAGAGACTCGAGTGTATGTGGGGATTAGCGCGGGCAGCATGGTCGTTTGCAAAAATTTAGATTTGAGCACCTCGGAAAAATTGTATTACGACGCGCCCAGTGAATTTGATAAGAACGAAGGTTTGGGGTATATAGATATTTTAATCAGGCCGCATTTGAATTCACCGGATTTCCCTAACGTTAATATGGGAAAACTTACCGAGCTGGCGCAAGAATATCCTGAAGAATTTTATGCGATTGATGATAATTCGGCTATTAAAATTAACGGCGATGAGATTGCTGTCGTATCGGAAGGCATATGGAAAAAATTCAATTAA
- a CDS encoding NAD-dependent epimerase/dehydratase family protein, which produces MSKHAIFEKKNVLVVGGAGFIGSHLCDELIKTCKVICLDNFSTGSERNIDHLFAEPDFAFLRHDLSVPLDLENEQSLQKFKIQFQGIQEIYNLACPNSAKNFQKNRDATLLANSYVVKNVLDLAKKYEAKLLHFSSSVVYGPRREGNPKIKEDDIGAVNFLSERACYDEGKRFAETFIHTYRETHGIDAKIIRVFRTYGPRMPLNDNQMIPDFVSNALDNKDLVIYGDETFTSSFCYVSDVIDAALKIMETDLVGPLNIGSDVDVKLVDLVQKIIDRIGSQSKIVYEPAHFFMTELCLPDITIATNDLGWLPVVTLDKGLEKTIDELRASKGLKGIEENIQ; this is translated from the coding sequence ATGAGCAAGCATGCAATATTCGAAAAGAAGAACGTGCTGGTCGTCGGGGGCGCCGGTTTTATCGGCTCGCATCTTTGCGACGAACTGATCAAGACCTGCAAGGTGATCTGCCTGGATAATTTTTCCACCGGCTCGGAACGAAACATCGACCATCTTTTCGCCGAACCGGATTTCGCTTTTTTGCGCCATGATTTAAGCGTGCCGCTCGATTTGGAAAACGAGCAGTCATTGCAAAAATTCAAGATCCAATTCCAGGGCATCCAGGAAATTTACAATCTGGCCTGCCCGAACTCGGCCAAGAATTTCCAAAAAAATCGCGACGCGACGCTGCTGGCCAATTCCTACGTGGTGAAAAATGTTTTGGATCTGGCTAAAAAATACGAAGCCAAGCTGCTGCATTTTTCCTCCTCGGTGGTTTATGGTCCGCGCCGCGAGGGCAACCCGAAGATAAAAGAAGATGATATCGGGGCGGTGAATTTTCTTTCCGAGCGCGCCTGCTACGATGAAGGCAAGCGTTTTGCGGAAACTTTTATCCATACTTATCGGGAGACGCATGGCATCGACGCCAAGATCATCCGCGTCTTCCGCACCTACGGGCCGCGCATGCCCTTGAACGACAATCAGATGATCCCGGATTTCGTGAGCAACGCTTTGGACAATAAGGATTTGGTGATCTATGGCGATGAAACTTTTACCTCTTCTTTCTGTTATGTTTCCGACGTGATCGACGCGGCGCTGAAAATAATGGAAACCGACCTGGTCGGACCGCTCAATATCGGCTCAGACGTCGATGTTAAGCTCGTTGATCTGGTCCAAAAGATAATCGACCGGATCGGTTCGCAATCGAAGATCGTTTATGAGCCGGCGCATTTTTTTATGACCGAACTTTGCCTGCCGGACATCACGATCGCCACCAATGATCTGGGCTGGCTGCCGGTCGTTACTTTGGATAAGGGGTTGGAAAAAACCATCGATGAACTGCGGGCGAGCAAGGGATTGAAGGGAATAGAAGAAAATATCCAATAA
- a CDS encoding glycosyltransferase family 1 protein, with the protein MCYVLREMIIGIDASRANRAHKSGTEWYSYYLIKYFARLDKDNQFILYTDQPLAADLADLTTLDFIGQEKNNFHPEYDQDGYQIVKSPHNNFKAKILHWPFTYFWTLGRLSLEMLLAKPDVLFIPAHGIPLLRPKITVNTIHDVAFKREAALYEENKLGPEKGRGRRVINLIVRFFTLGKYGATSTDYLNWSTVYSLKHSTKIITVSQFTRAEILKMYKCVEKKITVIHNGFNDLFYKKINDHDQIAKILNKYGIARPYLLYVGRLEKKKNTPLLLEAFVKLKHHHPGLPEKLVLIGDASYGSDEIKYIIHEFGLHNEVIMPGWTAEEDIPYIFNGASAYILPSLHEGFGVTILQALACGVPTVASDIPVLREVAGDAALYFDPRDKEELAQAMEKIITDPALRAELVAKGLNRAKEFSWEKCARETLRILTGNG; encoded by the coding sequence ATGTGCTATGTGTTACGTGAAATGATCATCGGCATCGACGCCTCGCGCGCCAACAGAGCTCATAAAAGCGGCACGGAATGGTATTCTTATTATCTGATCAAATATTTTGCCCGGCTGGATAAGGATAACCAATTCATTCTATATACCGATCAACCGCTGGCAGCCGATCTGGCCGATTTGACGACGCTTGATTTCATCGGGCAAGAAAAAAATAATTTTCACCCGGAATACGACCAAGACGGCTATCAAATCGTTAAAAGCCCCCACAATAATTTCAAGGCCAAAATTTTACATTGGCCTTTTACTTATTTTTGGACCCTGGGCCGGCTTTCGCTCGAGATGCTTTTGGCCAAGCCTGATGTTTTATTCATTCCGGCCCACGGCATCCCCTTGCTGCGGCCGAAGATAACGGTCAATACGATCCACGACGTCGCCTTTAAAAGAGAAGCGGCTCTTTATGAAGAAAATAAGCTTGGTCCGGAAAAGGGGCGGGGCAGGCGGGTGATAAATCTTATCGTCCGTTTTTTCACGCTGGGAAAATACGGGGCCACTTCCACTGATTATCTTAATTGGTCGACTGTTTATTCCTTGAAACATTCGACCAAAATAATCACCGTTTCCCAATTCACCCGCGCCGAAATATTAAAGATGTACAAATGCGTGGAGAAAAAGATCACGGTCATTCATAACGGCTTCAACGATCTGTTCTATAAAAAGATCAATGATCATGATCAGATCGCCAAAATTTTGAACAAATACGGGATTGCCCGGCCATATTTATTGTATGTCGGCCGATTGGAAAAGAAAAAAAATACGCCGCTGCTGCTGGAAGCATTCGTAAAATTAAAACATCATCATCCCGGCCTTCCGGAAAAATTAGTATTGATCGGCGATGCCAGTTACGGCTCTGATGAAATAAAATATATTATCCACGAATTCGGTTTGCATAATGAGGTGATCATGCCCGGCTGGACCGCGGAAGAAGATATTCCTTATATCTTTAATGGCGCCAGCGCTTATATTTTGCCTTCTTTGCATGAAGGTTTTGGCGTCACGATCTTGCAGGCTCTGGCCTGCGGCGTGCCGACGGTGGCGTCCGACATTCCGGTTTTGCGGGAAGTGGCGGGCGATGCCGCGCTATATTTCGATCCGCGCGACAAGGAAGAATTGGCTCAAGCGATGGAAAAAATCATCACTGACCCGGCTTTGCGCGCCGAGCTTGTCGCTAAAGGATTGAACCGGGCCAAGGAATTCAGCTGGGAAAAGTGCGCCCGGGAAACCTTGCGAATTCTGACGGGGAATGGTTAA
- a CDS encoding rod shape-determining protein yields the protein MFIKSIGIDLGTTYTLVHLPRKGIVINEPSVVAVSIDDRKILAVGNEAKEMLGRTPDNIIAVKPLKDGVIADYRTTEAMLRYFINKTLGNFRLFRPEVMVAVPAGISSTERRAVIEATISAGAKAAYIIKEPIAAAIGADIPIGSSSGHMIVDIGGGTAEMAVISLGGIVCVNSVKVGGNKFDVAITEHIRRKYNLSIGERTAEEIKINVGAALYLKNKLTMEVRGRDVVSGLPRSINVISDDVTEAIQNELEAIIAAIKKVLNDTSPELSADIMDKGIVMAGGSSLLRNIDQLVSRTIGVPVYIADEPLLCVAKGTGIALDNLDSYKRSILATK from the coding sequence ATGTTTATTAAGAGCATAGGAATCGATCTCGGAACGACATATACCCTGGTGCATCTGCCCCGGAAGGGTATTGTAATTAACGAACCAAGCGTGGTTGCGGTTTCGATCGATGATCGGAAGATTTTGGCTGTGGGCAACGAAGCCAAGGAAATGCTCGGGCGGACGCCGGACAATATCATCGCCGTCAAGCCGCTGAAGGACGGGGTGATCGCCGATTACCGCACGACCGAGGCGATGTTGAGATATTTCATCAATAAGACTTTGGGAAATTTTCGGCTGTTCCGTCCGGAAGTGATGGTCGCCGTGCCGGCCGGAATCTCTTCCACCGAGCGCCGGGCTGTCATCGAAGCGACAATCTCCGCCGGCGCCAAAGCCGCTTACATCATCAAGGAACCGATCGCGGCCGCGATCGGCGCGGATATTCCGATCGGTTCGTCTTCCGGCCATATGATCGTGGACATCGGCGGCGGTACCGCGGAAATGGCCGTTATCTCTTTGGGCGGCATTGTTTGCGTCAATTCCGTTAAAGTCGGCGGCAACAAATTTGACGTGGCTATTACCGAACATATCCGCCGCAAATATAATCTCTCGATCGGCGAGCGCACGGCCGAAGAAATAAAGATCAATGTCGGCGCCGCGCTGTATCTGAAAAATAAATTGACCATGGAAGTCCGCGGCCGGGATGTGGTGTCTGGTTTGCCGCGGAGCATCAACGTGATCAGCGACGACGTCACCGAGGCGATCCAAAATGAATTAGAAGCGATCATCGCGGCGATTAAAAAAGTCTTGAACGATACTTCGCCGGAATTGTCAGCCGATATCATGGACAAAGGAATTGTGATGGCCGGCGGCAGTTCACTGCTCCGAAATATTGATCAGCTCGTCTCGCGCACGATTGGCGTGCCGGTTTATATCGCCGATGAGCCTCTGCTCTGCGTCGCCAAAGGAACCGGCATCGCGCTGGATAATCTGGATTCTTATAAGCGTTCTATTTTGGCCACCAAATAA
- a CDS encoding S8 family serine peptidase, producing MAKKIVRFFVYYLFLVLIGGFCFFHDSSAGESGQSNGKNINIAASAKQDGNNEILVKYKSSAEPAAVKVPVGVKLDDFLSFYQKKSDVEYAEPNYVYHASVIPSDPNYSKQWYLERIRAPLAWDRIRETPNVVIAVIDTGVQINHPDLAANIWKNSGEIPGNGIDDDHNGFIDDYNGWDFVNNVPDPSPKFEDGLTEAGVMHGTIVAGIIAAVGNNGKGISGITWQAKIMPLKVLDDKGEGRTSDVVRAIDYAINNKAAIINLSFVGLDYSRALYEAITRAYNAGVIVVAAAGNEESQGQGYNLDETPMYPACDDGENNMVIGVAATDAIDQKAVFSSYGSRCVDLAAPGVGFFSTAVYAPTQQINNTALDQYYSGYWSGTSMATPVVVGVLALLEGINPGAKAGEIKDILLATADDISRLNPAYQGKLGRGRVNALSAVALADREKQNQSVKLLLAPASGDSAEVREVQPDNTLIKKFNANPSGGIYLASGDVDGDNKVEIIAGPASGVAGRVKIFNTEGKFKSQFYAYAANYRGGVKVATGDFDGDGKDEIITAAGSGLKSDVKIFDNQGRLKNQFTAYDAKFLGGVNIAAGDVDGDGKTEIVTGPGSGYPPQVKIFSAKGIVKSQFLAYDKNFHGGVNVTVADLYGGAANHQEEIVTAPGKGGGPHIRIFDGKGKLQGQFFAYDRSWHGGVNIASGDTNGDSLAEIITGAGAGGGPHVRVFDPSGIILQSYYAFDPAFAGGVNVGTASIKN from the coding sequence ATGGCTAAGAAAATAGTCCGATTTTTTGTGTATTATCTTTTTCTCGTCTTGATCGGCGGATTTTGTTTTTTTCACGATTCTTCGGCTGGGGAAAGCGGGCAAAGTAATGGTAAAAATATCAACATCGCCGCTTCTGCCAAGCAAGACGGAAATAATGAAATTTTAGTTAAATATAAAAGTTCCGCGGAGCCGGCGGCAGTTAAGGTGCCGGTTGGCGTTAAGCTTGATGATTTTTTGTCGTTCTATCAAAAGAAGAGCGACGTGGAATATGCCGAGCCGAATTATGTCTATCATGCCTCGGTAATTCCTTCCGATCCCAATTATTCCAAACAATGGTATCTGGAGCGGATTCGCGCGCCGCTGGCTTGGGACAGGATCCGGGAAACTCCCAATGTGGTCATCGCGGTGATCGATACCGGCGTCCAAATTAATCATCCTGACCTCGCCGCCAATATCTGGAAAAATTCCGGTGAGATCCCGGGCAACGGGATTGATGACGATCATAACGGATTTATCGACGATTATAACGGCTGGGATTTTGTGAATAACGTGCCTGATCCCTCGCCGAAATTCGAAGACGGTTTAACCGAAGCTGGCGTGATGCACGGCACGATCGTGGCCGGGATCATTGCCGCGGTCGGCAATAACGGCAAAGGGATCAGCGGCATCACCTGGCAGGCGAAGATCATGCCGTTAAAAGTTTTGGACGACAAAGGCGAAGGGCGGACTTCCGATGTGGTCAGAGCCATCGATTATGCCATCAATAATAAAGCCGCGATCATTAATTTGAGTTTTGTCGGGTTGGATTACAGCCGCGCTCTTTATGAGGCGATCACCCGCGCTTATAACGCCGGCGTGATCGTGGTGGCGGCGGCAGGAAACGAAGAGTCACAAGGCCAGGGATATAATCTTGACGAAACTCCGATGTATCCGGCCTGCGATGACGGCGAAAATAATATGGTGATCGGCGTGGCCGCGACCGACGCGATCGATCAAAAGGCGGTTTTTTCCAGCTATGGTTCAAGATGCGTGGATCTGGCCGCTCCCGGGGTCGGTTTTTTCAGCACAGCCGTGTACGCGCCGACCCAGCAAATCAATAATACCGCTCTGGATCAATATTACAGCGGTTATTGGTCGGGAACTTCAATGGCCACGCCGGTAGTAGTGGGCGTTTTGGCGCTGTTGGAAGGGATCAATCCCGGCGCCAAAGCCGGCGAGATCAAAGATATTCTTTTAGCTACTGCTGATGATATCAGCCGGCTCAATCCCGCTTATCAGGGAAAACTGGGACGCGGCCGGGTCAATGCTCTTAGCGCCGTGGCTTTGGCCGATCGGGAAAAACAAAATCAAAGCGTTAAGCTTCTTCTGGCTCCTGCCTCCGGGGATTCGGCCGAAGTGAGAGAAGTGCAGCCTGATAATACGTTGATCAAAAAATTCAATGCCAATCCCAGCGGTGGAATTTATTTGGCATCGGGCGACGTCGATGGCGACAACAAAGTCGAGATCATCGCCGGCCCGGCTTCGGGGGTTGCCGGCCGGGTAAAAATATTCAATACCGAGGGAAAATTTAAAAGCCAATTTTACGCCTATGCCGCGAATTACCGCGGCGGCGTCAAGGTGGCGACCGGTGATTTTGACGGCGACGGCAAAGACGAAATTATCACTGCCGCTGGCTCCGGTTTGAAGTCTGACGTGAAAATTTTTGACAATCAGGGCCGGTTGAAAAATCAGTTTACCGCCTATGACGCCAAGTTTTTGGGCGGAGTCAATATTGCCGCGGGCGATGTTGACGGCGACGGAAAGACCGAGATCGTCACCGGTCCCGGTTCGGGCTATCCGCCGCAAGTTAAAATTTTCAGCGCCAAAGGAATTGTTAAGAGCCAATTTTTAGCTTACGATAAAAATTTTCACGGCGGAGTCAATGTTACCGTGGCTGATCTTTATGGCGGCGCGGCTAATCACCAGGAGGAAATCGTAACTGCCCCGGGAAAAGGCGGCGGACCGCATATCAGGATTTTTGACGGCAAGGGAAAATTGCAAGGCCAATTTTTCGCTTATGACCGGAGTTGGCACGGCGGCGTGAACATTGCTTCCGGCGATACCAACGGCGACAGCCTGGCGGAAATAATCACCGGCGCCGGCGCGGGCGGCGGGCCGCACGTGCGGGTCTTTGATCCGAGCGGCATCATTCTTCAATCCTATTACGCTTTTGATCCGGCTTTTGCGGGCGGAGTGAATGTCGGGACAGCATCAATTAAAAATTAA